A window of the Fibrobacter sp. UWH4 genome harbors these coding sequences:
- the rimM gene encoding ribosome maturation factor RimM (Essential for efficient processing of 16S rRNA), with amino-acid sequence MSESQDYITVCQLMRTHGVKGYIKAMPLTHDLTRHEKLKDVMLKKTNGEQVQLTLEDSRLANNLWLLKFKGYDTPESLVHFVNADVMIPESERLPAPEGEYYLDDLEGFRVKLEDGRDIGEVLEVEELPTVNAFHVKFDAAFQREFSAKTILAPWIDDCVLDVDEDGKNIVFSADYLKSLCPEER; translated from the coding sequence ATGTCTGAGTCCCAAGATTACATCACCGTATGCCAGCTCATGCGCACGCATGGCGTCAAGGGATACATCAAGGCGATGCCGCTTACTCACGACCTCACGCGTCATGAGAAGCTCAAGGACGTGATGCTAAAGAAGACCAATGGTGAACAGGTACAATTGACTCTGGAAGATTCCAGGCTTGCAAACAATCTGTGGTTATTAAAGTTCAAGGGGTATGACACGCCGGAATCCCTGGTACATTTCGTCAATGCAGACGTAATGATTCCCGAATCGGAGAGGCTCCCCGCCCCCGAAGGCGAATATTACCTGGACGATTTGGAGGGTTTCCGCGTAAAACTGGAAGACGGCCGCGACATAGGCGAAGTTCTTGAAGTCGAAGAACTGCCTACCGTGAATGCGTTTCACGTCAAGTTCGACGCAGCCTTCCAACGCGAATTTTCCGCGAAAACAATCCTCGCCCCCTGGATAGACGACTGTGTCTTGGACGTGGACGAAGATGGCAAGAACATCGTATTCAGCGCAGACTATTTAAAGAGTCTGTGCCCGGAGGAAAGGTGA
- the rpsP gene encoding 30S ribosomal protein S16, translated as MATVIRLARFGKRHNPFYRAVVIDSRKARDDSFIEQVGFYNPNSKTPEIKFEQEKVLKWLQTGAQPSDTVRSLLKKVGIMDLFHEIRAGRSIEGKSATPRAEKAKKAKLGPKALAKIEAEKAAKEAAAAEAAAAAEAPAEAPAAEA; from the coding sequence ATGGCAACCGTTATCCGTCTCGCTCGTTTCGGCAAGCGTCACAACCCCTTCTACCGCGCCGTGGTGATCGACTCCCGCAAGGCTCGCGACGATAGCTTTATCGAACAGGTGGGTTTCTACAACCCGAATTCCAAGACTCCGGAAATCAAGTTCGAACAGGAAAAGGTCCTCAAGTGGCTCCAGACCGGTGCACAGCCGTCTGACACCGTTCGCAGCCTCCTCAAGAAGGTCGGCATCATGGACCTGTTCCACGAAATCCGCGCTGGCCGTTCTATCGAAGGCAAGTCCGCTACTCCGCGTGCTGAAAAGGCCAAGAAGGCCAAGCTCGGTCCCAAGGCTCTCGCCAAGATCGAAGCTGAAAAGGCCGCCAAGGAAGCCGCCGCTGCTGAAGCCGCTGCCGCCGCAGAAGCTCCGGCCGAAGCACCTGCTGCCGAAGCATAA
- the dapA gene encoding 4-hydroxy-tetrahydrodipicolinate synthase, whose translation MQITNASQLTGVFPALFTPLKNDDPKNLRNSIDYKKMGQMIDDVIANGASGVLPAVTTGQSATVSPQQHLDVIKFTLDYVDGRVPVIAGAGSNCTRESIEMIENVQKIAPVAVLCVTGYYNNPPQEGLLKHYRTLSSETGAKIVIYNVPGRTSSYVHPDTLIELAEDKNIIGLKQAVEFGFGEKFHEDTMRVIKETKGKDFAVMSGEDGLFADLLEMGGTGLISASGNIPEATKTFVDLYKAFQTGDKDKAHNLQKDARDFIDITFCRKNPIPLGTLFNSPLFQPLVSVKDTANGADAVARIMKLIEEKAPSLKKYHV comes from the coding sequence ATGCAGATTACTAACGCTTCTCAACTTACTGGTGTTTTCCCCGCGTTGTTCACCCCGCTCAAGAACGACGATCCCAAGAACCTTCGCAACTCCATCGACTACAAGAAGATGGGCCAGATGATCGACGACGTGATCGCTAACGGCGCAAGTGGCGTGCTCCCTGCCGTGACCACGGGTCAGAGTGCGACGGTTTCTCCGCAGCAGCACCTGGATGTTATCAAGTTTACGCTCGACTATGTGGACGGCCGCGTGCCCGTGATTGCCGGTGCCGGTTCCAACTGCACTCGCGAATCGATCGAAATGATCGAAAACGTTCAGAAGATTGCCCCGGTGGCAGTCCTCTGCGTTACTGGTTACTACAACAATCCGCCGCAGGAAGGCCTCCTGAAGCACTACCGCACGCTCAGCAGCGAGACGGGCGCCAAGATCGTGATTTACAACGTTCCGGGCCGCACCTCCAGCTACGTGCACCCCGACACCTTGATTGAACTTGCCGAAGACAAGAACATCATTGGTCTGAAGCAGGCAGTTGAATTCGGCTTTGGCGAAAAGTTCCACGAAGACACGATGCGCGTGATCAAGGAAACGAAGGGCAAGGACTTCGCCGTCATGAGCGGTGAAGACGGTCTCTTCGCGGACCTCCTCGAAATGGGCGGCACGGGCCTCATCAGCGCTTCGGGCAACATCCCCGAAGCCACGAAGACCTTCGTGGACCTGTACAAGGCTTTCCAGACCGGCGACAAGGACAAGGCTCACAACCTGCAGAAGGACGCCCGCGACTTTATCGACATCACGTTCTGCCGCAAGAATCCGATTCCGCTGGGCACGCTGTTCAACAGCCCGCTGTTCCAGCCGCTCGTGAGCGTGAAGGATACCGCAAACGGTGCAGACGCCGTGGCCCGCATCATGAAGTTGATTGAAGAAAAGGCCCCGAGCCTGAAGAAGTACCACGTTTAG
- a CDS encoding type II and III secretion system protein, with protein sequence MSRSLGFLKILVYLLLPLSYLRGATLDFVDTPLADVVRAMSRAYDTPMLVDDSLNFRVTFHLDGVGVMEGLTALCSAHGLEVVQEGSVFHVRRARARGESEFRMQDSLVTLSVKGQEVNEFVREFALNSGLNILASPGLEGRITGTLRGMPAEGAFRALMGAHGFRVWREGECLRVGEKRRQSAKAGANDRGGSPSGNIRLERDGDLYSAEIAEGELLQVLDELADLSGLNLAVYGDVHETVRLKFDGATLEDLVESLFRGRRYSYVLDSNTLYVSEGGMRNALSTTRFYPLRHIHSERALAHLGKISPSANFISTEVKEQNALLLAGSLSEIQMAVDLLKQVDLPAMQVTLSCIVVEFKRGRGFEIGLHSGATRKTAERDIGARGYLDFMSKDFSVSGAFGKIGLLPDRFEMELASMEENNVAEVLARPRLTTLNGNKAELNVTNTVYYLVSQVSADGYPITDYRSFNDGISLELTPSVTQDGRITLEVSPEIKTAGRSSGDGPRDISTRNLKTVVVLENGETLCLGGLIRKSKSEVRSAVPFLGSIPLLGRLFSYTSEQEEENELAIFITPHVEKEGQ encoded by the coding sequence TTGTCCAGATCTTTGGGATTCCTTAAAATCCTCGTTTACTTGTTGCTCCCGCTTTCGTACTTGAGGGGTGCGACTCTTGATTTTGTTGATACGCCCTTGGCGGATGTCGTACGGGCGATGTCGCGCGCTTACGATACGCCGATGCTGGTGGATGATTCGCTCAATTTCAGGGTGACGTTCCATTTGGACGGGGTGGGCGTCATGGAGGGACTTACGGCCCTTTGTTCGGCGCACGGCCTAGAGGTTGTGCAGGAAGGCTCTGTTTTCCATGTGCGGCGGGCACGGGCGCGCGGCGAGTCGGAATTCCGTATGCAGGATTCGCTGGTGACGCTTTCGGTCAAGGGGCAGGAGGTGAACGAGTTCGTGCGTGAGTTTGCGCTGAATTCGGGGCTGAACATTTTGGCATCGCCGGGGCTTGAGGGGCGCATTACGGGAACTCTCAGGGGAATGCCTGCGGAAGGGGCGTTCCGCGCCCTGATGGGGGCGCACGGCTTTCGCGTGTGGCGCGAAGGGGAATGCCTACGCGTCGGAGAAAAGCGCCGTCAGAGCGCGAAAGCCGGGGCGAATGACCGTGGCGGAAGTCCGTCAGGTAACATTCGCCTGGAACGCGACGGCGACTTGTATTCGGCGGAAATCGCAGAAGGGGAACTCTTGCAGGTGCTTGACGAACTGGCGGATCTTTCGGGGCTCAACTTGGCGGTCTACGGGGACGTTCACGAAACGGTTCGCCTCAAGTTTGACGGGGCGACTCTCGAAGATTTGGTGGAGTCGCTTTTCAGGGGGCGTCGCTACAGCTATGTACTTGATAGCAATACTTTGTATGTATCCGAAGGAGGGATGCGCAACGCCCTTTCTACGACGCGCTTTTATCCGTTGCGCCATATCCACTCGGAGCGTGCGCTGGCTCATCTGGGGAAGATCTCGCCGAGTGCGAACTTTATTTCGACGGAAGTCAAGGAACAGAACGCCCTGCTTTTGGCGGGTTCGCTTTCCGAAATCCAAATGGCGGTCGATTTGCTGAAACAAGTGGACCTCCCCGCGATGCAGGTGACTCTTTCGTGTATCGTGGTGGAATTCAAACGGGGGCGCGGTTTCGAAATCGGTCTTCATAGTGGCGCGACGCGGAAAACGGCCGAGCGGGATATCGGGGCGCGCGGTTATCTTGATTTTATGAGTAAGGATTTCTCCGTGTCGGGTGCGTTCGGGAAAATCGGCTTGCTGCCCGATCGGTTCGAAATGGAACTTGCCTCGATGGAAGAAAATAATGTAGCCGAAGTCTTGGCACGTCCTCGCCTTACGACTCTCAACGGCAACAAGGCGGAACTCAATGTGACGAATACTGTCTACTATCTAGTCAGCCAGGTTTCTGCCGATGGTTACCCGATTACGGATTACCGTTCGTTCAACGACGGCATCTCGCTGGAACTCACGCCGTCAGTGACGCAAGATGGACGCATCACTCTGGAAGTATCGCCTGAAATCAAAACGGCGGGCCGCAGCTCCGGTGACGGCCCCCGTGACATCAGTACGCGGAACCTGAAGACGGTCGTGGTGTTGGAAAACGGCGAAACGCTTTGTCTGGGAGGCCTTATTCGCAAGAGCAAGTCCGAGGTGCGTTCGGCGGTGCCGTTCCTGGGAAGTATCCCGCTGCTTGGACGGTTGTTCAGTTACACTTCGGAACAGGAAGAAGAAAATGAATTGGCGATATTCATTACGCCGCATGTAGAAAAGGAGGGGCAATGA
- a CDS encoding PilW family protein, with product MRKNPLKPSKNPLYPAKNLTNRGFTLAELLVAVVAASVISIGALGVYSGYYRLYLQLYGGYQKETAAILEELRRINPYESGPCLRR from the coding sequence GTGCGAAAAAATCCGCTAAAACCGTCAAAAAATCCGCTGTACCCCGCGAAAAATCTGACAAATCGCGGTTTTACGCTGGCTGAACTTTTGGTGGCCGTCGTGGCGGCTTCTGTCATCTCGATTGGAGCGCTAGGCGTCTATTCGGGCTATTACAGGCTCTATCTGCAACTGTACGGCGGCTACCAAAAAGAAACCGCCGCAATCCTCGAGGAACTGCGGCGGATAAATCCGTATGAATCGGGGCCTTGCCTTAGGCGTTAG
- a CDS encoding GGDEF domain-containing protein — MQLTFEDFASALSLDYECVFFVDNETSCYSMRVYRGEHQELKLVNSNNFWDDVKVNVEAVVYPEDKQSFADHINHESLLKAIQDGNVFEFKYRLVIAGEPVWFQIKAVFARSHGHEFLVIGVNNVDKRERERIELEKKASKGEVFGRIVMALAERYDALYMVDLVTNHYALYKSERLFCELCIAFEGDDFFNQLQKDALSVIYKEDIPLIVAALKRESLLRELDEHAMFSLTYRLNSPAGPQYVNLVAVYADKNHVVISVTNVDAQVRREQKIREEANLAFEKSRRDDLTGIKNKNAYGEFETKLNRQIQSKEPVEFAVAICDVNGLKTVNDTQGHKVGDIYIKKASKLVCETFKHSPVFRVGGDEFVVILLGSDYENREKLEQDFVKKVNDGTGKNKVSLACGISVFDPAHDKNVSVVFERADALMYKNKESMKGGRDEIIDAVV, encoded by the coding sequence ATGCAACTCACTTTTGAAGATTTCGCTTCGGCTCTTTCACTTGATTACGAGTGTGTTTTCTTCGTTGATAACGAAACGAGCTGTTATTCGATGCGTGTTTATCGCGGCGAGCATCAGGAACTGAAATTGGTGAATAGCAATAATTTTTGGGATGATGTGAAAGTCAATGTGGAAGCTGTCGTTTATCCCGAAGACAAACAGTCCTTTGCTGACCATATCAACCACGAATCGTTGCTCAAAGCGATTCAAGATGGAAACGTATTTGAATTCAAGTACCGCTTGGTAATAGCTGGTGAGCCCGTCTGGTTCCAGATAAAGGCGGTTTTTGCTCGTTCGCATGGGCATGAATTTTTAGTGATTGGCGTGAACAATGTTGACAAGCGTGAACGCGAGCGCATTGAACTGGAAAAAAAGGCTTCCAAAGGTGAAGTCTTTGGGCGGATCGTGATGGCGCTTGCCGAACGTTACGACGCTCTTTATATGGTAGATCTAGTCACGAACCATTACGCCTTGTATAAGAGCGAACGCCTGTTCTGCGAACTCTGCATCGCTTTCGAAGGTGATGATTTCTTCAACCAACTTCAGAAGGACGCCTTGAGTGTTATCTACAAAGAGGATATCCCCCTGATTGTGGCGGCTCTGAAAAGGGAAAGCCTGTTGAGGGAACTCGACGAACACGCCATGTTCTCCTTGACTTATCGCTTGAATTCTCCGGCAGGTCCGCAGTATGTGAACCTGGTGGCTGTGTATGCGGACAAGAACCATGTGGTTATCAGTGTTACCAACGTGGATGCCCAGGTGCGCCGCGAACAGAAAATTAGGGAAGAGGCGAACCTTGCGTTCGAAAAGTCGCGTCGAGACGATTTGACGGGCATCAAGAACAAGAATGCGTATGGTGAATTTGAGACGAAACTCAACCGGCAAATCCAGTCAAAGGAACCGGTGGAGTTTGCCGTTGCCATTTGCGACGTGAACGGGCTCAAGACCGTAAACGACACGCAGGGCCACAAGGTGGGCGACATCTATATCAAGAAAGCCTCGAAACTGGTGTGCGAAACTTTCAAGCATAGTCCCGTGTTCCGCGTGGGCGGCGATGAGTTTGTTGTAATTCTTCTCGGCTCCGATTATGAAAATCGCGAAAAACTGGAGCAGGACTTTGTCAAAAAAGTAAATGACGGTACCGGAAAAAATAAGGTCTCCTTGGCTTGCGGAATTTCTGTGTTCGACCCGGCTCACGACAAGAACGTTTCCGTTGTTTTTGAACGAGCCGACGCCTTGATGTACAAGAATAAGGAGTCTATGAAGGGCGGTCGCGACGAAATCATCGATGCGGTCGTCTGA
- a CDS encoding DUF1846 domain-containing protein: MFKVGFDNDAYLRTQSEKIAERIAKFGGKLYLEFGGKLFDDHHASRVLPGFAPDSKIRMLEKLKDKAEVIIAINAGDIEKNKVRGDLGITYDQDVLRLIDAFRGYGLYVSSVVLTRWQEQPSAVAYQKKLEDLGLKVYRHYPIAGYPSNIPLVVSDDGYGKNEFVETTRELVVVTAPGPGSGKMAVCLSQIYHENKRGIKAGYAKFETFPIWNIPLKHPVNLAYEAATADLNDVNMIDPFHLEAYGKTTINYNRDVEIFPVLNALFTRILGESPYKSPTDMGVNMAGNCIVDDDAVCEAARQEIIRRYYNTLCDVRKGNADKDQVYKQELIMEQAQISTANRPVIAAAVEKAELTSGPAVAIQLNDGAIITGKTSSLLGASSAMLLDSLKHLAGIPDEVRLLSPMVIEPIQNLKTKQLGHKNPRLHMDEVLVALSVCALTDYNAKIALEKLPELRHCEVHSSVILSQVDVGVFRRLGVNLTTEPTYQTSKLYHG, encoded by the coding sequence ATGTTTAAAGTAGGGTTTGATAACGACGCGTACCTGAGGACGCAGTCCGAGAAAATTGCCGAGCGCATTGCGAAGTTCGGTGGAAAACTTTATCTGGAATTTGGTGGAAAACTGTTCGATGATCATCACGCATCCCGCGTGTTGCCTGGCTTTGCGCCCGACAGTAAAATCCGCATGCTTGAAAAGCTCAAGGACAAGGCCGAAGTCATTATCGCGATTAACGCGGGTGACATCGAAAAGAACAAGGTTCGCGGCGACTTGGGCATTACCTATGACCAGGATGTGTTGCGCCTGATTGACGCTTTCCGTGGCTATGGTCTGTACGTGAGTTCCGTGGTGCTGACCCGCTGGCAGGAACAGCCGAGTGCTGTTGCCTATCAGAAGAAGCTTGAAGATCTTGGCCTCAAGGTTTATCGCCATTACCCGATTGCGGGTTATCCGAGCAACATTCCGCTGGTGGTGAGCGACGATGGTTACGGTAAGAATGAATTTGTTGAAACCACCCGCGAACTCGTGGTGGTGACCGCACCGGGCCCGGGAAGTGGAAAGATGGCTGTGTGCCTTTCGCAGATTTACCATGAAAACAAGCGTGGAATTAAGGCGGGGTACGCCAAGTTCGAGACCTTCCCGATTTGGAACATTCCTCTCAAGCATCCGGTGAACCTCGCGTATGAAGCCGCGACGGCCGACTTGAACGACGTGAACATGATCGACCCGTTTCACCTGGAAGCTTACGGCAAGACGACCATCAACTACAACCGCGACGTGGAAATCTTCCCGGTGCTCAACGCCCTGTTTACCCGCATTCTCGGGGAATCTCCGTACAAGAGCCCGACGGACATGGGCGTGAACATGGCTGGCAACTGCATTGTCGATGATGATGCTGTCTGCGAAGCCGCCCGTCAGGAAATCATTCGCCGTTACTACAACACGCTTTGCGACGTGCGTAAGGGCAATGCCGACAAGGACCAAGTTTATAAGCAGGAACTGATTATGGAACAGGCCCAGATCAGCACTGCAAACCGCCCCGTGATTGCTGCCGCTGTCGAAAAGGCGGAATTGACAAGTGGTCCGGCGGTGGCGATTCAGCTGAACGACGGTGCCATTATTACGGGCAAGACGTCTTCGCTGCTCGGCGCCTCTTCTGCAATGCTTCTGGATTCCCTTAAGCACTTGGCCGGAATCCCCGACGAAGTGCGTCTGCTTTCGCCGATGGTGATCGAACCGATTCAGAACCTGAAGACCAAGCAGCTCGGCCACAAGAACCCGCGCCTGCACATGGACGAAGTCCTGGTCGCGCTTTCTGTTTGCGCCCTCACGGATTACAACGCGAAGATTGCACTTGAAAAGTTGCCGGAACTCCGCCACTGCGAAGTGCACTCCAGCGTGATTCTTTCTCAGGTCGACGTAGGCGTGTTCCGCCGCTTGGGTGTGAATCTCACCACGGAACCTACATACCAAACCAGCAAGCTGTACCACGGCTAA
- the yajC gene encoding preprotein translocase subunit YajC has product MKLSALLVTLSSIAAFAQEAAPEQQQGGIMSFLPLILLFVVMWLFFIRPKNKEMKKMEEMRKALKKGDKVMTTAGIIGTVTNIDETGTSITVRTASTTLIEFEKSAILRVLNAEAAPAAAKTEEKK; this is encoded by the coding sequence ATGAAACTTTCCGCACTTCTCGTGACCCTTTCCTCCATCGCCGCATTCGCCCAGGAAGCAGCCCCCGAACAGCAGCAGGGTGGCATTATGAGCTTCCTTCCGCTCATTCTCCTGTTCGTGGTGATGTGGCTTTTCTTTATCCGTCCGAAGAACAAGGAAATGAAGAAGATGGAAGAAATGCGCAAGGCGCTCAAGAAGGGCGACAAGGTGATGACCACAGCAGGCATTATCGGCACCGTCACCAACATCGACGAAACCGGCACGAGCATCACCGTCCGTACCGCCTCTACCACGCTGATCGAATTTGAAAAGTCCGCCATTCTCCGTGTTCTGAACGCCGAAGCCGCTCCGGCCGCCGCCAAGACCGAAGAAAAGAAGTAA
- the trmD gene encoding tRNA (guanosine(37)-N1)-methyltransferase TrmD: protein MRIDCITIFPEMFAPMKQSIMGRAQSKGLMEFNTVYLRDFAINDYGQVDDVPYGGEPGMVIRPEPIANAIRSTGVKEDGGKVIYLTADGVPFTHKMAKELSKESHLVLICGHYKGIDDRIRQSEVDLEISIGDFVVSGGELPAMLVTDAVVRLLDGALGNKESGETDSFAQGVLGWPVYTRPEVFEGKKVPEVLLSGHHANIKAWRRQESLKRTQERRLDIFKNLEEDTKFGIK from the coding sequence GTGAGAATCGACTGCATCACCATTTTCCCCGAGATGTTTGCCCCCATGAAGCAATCAATCATGGGTCGCGCCCAGAGCAAAGGACTGATGGAGTTCAACACCGTCTACCTGCGCGACTTTGCCATCAACGATTACGGCCAGGTGGACGACGTGCCGTATGGCGGCGAACCGGGAATGGTCATCAGGCCAGAACCTATCGCCAACGCCATCCGCAGCACGGGTGTCAAGGAAGATGGCGGCAAAGTCATCTACCTGACGGCAGACGGCGTTCCCTTTACCCACAAGATGGCCAAGGAACTTTCCAAGGAAAGCCACCTGGTACTCATCTGCGGGCATTACAAGGGGATCGACGACCGCATCCGCCAGTCCGAGGTCGACCTGGAAATTTCTATCGGCGATTTTGTCGTGAGCGGGGGCGAACTCCCTGCCATGCTCGTGACGGACGCCGTGGTGAGACTCCTGGACGGGGCTCTCGGCAACAAGGAATCCGGCGAAACGGACTCTTTCGCGCAGGGGGTACTGGGGTGGCCGGTCTATACCCGACCCGAAGTTTTTGAAGGAAAAAAGGTCCCCGAAGTGCTCCTTTCGGGCCACCACGCGAACATCAAAGCCTGGAGGCGCCAAGAATCGTTAAAAAGAACGCAAGAAAGACGCCTAGACATCTTTAAAAATCTTGAAGAAGATACTAAATTTGGCATCAAATAA
- a CDS encoding Crp/Fnr family transcriptional regulator, whose product MILGEGSILVHEGDRNNNLYVVRKGILQGNNTRGDSTTYEAGDLIGELSLLKNEPCPETITADEDCELLEISPENLNEIQEQEPVWFKSIIQFMTSRLSIAQSNKHKSDKIKALPSVLYILDSKATKTASNGIALDEILQAVYNLFNISRDGIKDVLHLLEELEILKEQGDKVFFKNRNVVHLLYETIRYRARYQKMPPQILSMTEQMVLNAVIRTVQQSNEPLKNGMFTVMTPDLLKVSRRAMYGATLTTRTLLPLLQRKLLNASVTLGDGSALPEIEAVPFFFGDFDNILDLMELNRIYPLLDKKLVK is encoded by the coding sequence ATGATTCTTGGAGAAGGATCGATTCTTGTTCACGAAGGCGATCGCAACAACAACCTTTATGTTGTTCGTAAAGGAATTCTTCAAGGAAACAATACGCGTGGCGACAGCACCACCTACGAAGCCGGCGACCTGATAGGTGAACTTTCGCTCCTGAAGAACGAGCCCTGTCCCGAAACAATTACCGCCGATGAAGACTGCGAACTCCTAGAGATTTCTCCCGAAAACCTGAACGAAATCCAGGAACAGGAACCAGTGTGGTTCAAGTCGATTATCCAGTTCATGACAAGTCGACTTTCCATTGCGCAAAGCAACAAGCACAAAAGCGACAAGATCAAGGCGCTACCGAGCGTTCTCTACATTCTGGATTCCAAGGCGACCAAAACCGCAAGCAACGGAATCGCCTTAGACGAAATTCTCCAGGCGGTCTACAACCTTTTCAACATCTCACGCGACGGCATCAAGGACGTCCTACATCTGCTTGAGGAACTTGAAATACTCAAGGAACAGGGCGACAAGGTGTTTTTCAAGAACAGGAACGTGGTGCATCTACTGTACGAAACCATCCGGTACCGTGCCCGCTACCAAAAGATGCCTCCCCAGATTCTTTCGATGACAGAACAGATGGTGCTGAACGCCGTCATCAGGACCGTGCAACAAAGCAACGAACCGCTCAAGAACGGCATGTTCACCGTGATGACACCCGACCTGCTGAAGGTCTCACGGCGCGCCATGTACGGGGCGACACTCACGACGCGCACCCTGCTCCCGCTTTTGCAGCGCAAGCTGCTGAACGCCTCCGTAACACTTGGAGACGGGAGCGCACTACCCGAAATCGAGGCAGTTCCGTTCTTCTTCGGCGACTTCGACAATATCCTCGACCTGATGGAACTCAACCGCATTTACCCGCTGCTTGATAAAAAATTAGTGAAATAG
- the rplS gene encoding 50S ribosomal protein L19, translating to MSLNIEAIHNENLKTDLPELRAGDTVTVNVKVIEGTKERIQPFKGVVIQKKNTGISATLTVRKMSGSVAVERIFPLHSPRIDSIVLDRPGKVRQARIYYMRDLRGKAARIDERQA from the coding sequence ATGTCCCTGAACATTGAAGCAATCCACAACGAAAATTTGAAGACCGACCTTCCCGAACTCCGCGCCGGTGACACCGTTACCGTGAACGTAAAGGTGATCGAAGGCACCAAGGAACGTATCCAGCCGTTCAAGGGCGTCGTGATCCAGAAGAAGAACACCGGTATTTCCGCAACTCTTACCGTCCGCAAGATGAGCGGCTCTGTGGCCGTGGAACGTATTTTCCCGCTCCACTCCCCCCGCATCGACTCCATCGTGCTCGACCGTCCGGGTAAGGTTCGCCAGGCTCGCATCTACTACATGCGCGACCTCCGCGGTAAAGCTGCTCGTATCGACGAACGTCAGGCTTAA
- a CDS encoding Crp/Fnr family transcriptional regulator, which yields MGNSNQPSRQEIIPPTHQSVKAGFIVYSPKSEERSIVILEEGELVARETTPPHPVVFTMRPGDLVGVASLLEREPFKYELSASKDSKITLVTEECMESELKRLPLWLLALIRKMSSKTHQLKRATVETRVKNTLKSLAEYLYHKPEKVNFNLTELIREFRFLTKIPAATIQEDVKAIFRRHLIKLSQKDERIYCRVVDTELMRIFADYQQSIDSGKDFVPYKLSLLQKKLLVFLATLEKAEPKTSPEWISFIQEKFKEVEVSQWINLLKLEWFRKLDTDSDRYEMDKKTIRYFLKALRYETNIRGVL from the coding sequence ATGGGAAATTCAAATCAGCCCTCGCGTCAAGAGATAATCCCGCCCACGCACCAAAGCGTGAAGGCGGGTTTTATTGTATACTCACCCAAAAGCGAAGAACGCAGTATCGTCATTCTTGAAGAAGGCGAACTCGTCGCCCGCGAAACCACTCCGCCCCATCCGGTCGTATTCACCATGCGTCCTGGAGACCTGGTCGGGGTGGCGTCGCTTCTTGAACGGGAACCGTTCAAGTATGAACTTTCGGCAAGCAAGGATTCCAAGATTACCCTCGTTACCGAAGAATGCATGGAATCGGAGCTCAAGCGGCTCCCACTTTGGCTTTTGGCGCTTATCCGCAAGATGTCTTCCAAGACGCACCAGCTGAAGCGCGCGACCGTGGAGACCCGCGTCAAGAACACGCTCAAGAGTCTCGCCGAGTACCTGTACCACAAGCCCGAAAAAGTGAATTTCAACCTCACCGAACTGATCCGCGAATTCCGTTTCTTGACCAAGATTCCGGCGGCGACCATCCAGGAAGACGTGAAGGCGATTTTCCGCAGGCACCTGATCAAGCTTTCGCAAAAGGACGAACGCATTTACTGCCGGGTCGTCGATACCGAACTGATGCGGATTTTTGCGGATTATCAGCAGAGTATCGACAGCGGAAAGGACTTCGTTCCTTACAAATTAAGTCTCCTACAAAAGAAGCTCCTGGTATTTCTCGCCACCCTCGAAAAAGCCGAACCCAAGACCAGCCCCGAATGGATTTCGTTTATCCAGGAAAAGTTCAAAGAAGTCGAAGTCTCGCAGTGGATTAACCTGCTGAAGCTCGAGTGGTTCCGCAAGCTGGATACAGATTCCGACCGCTACGAAATGGACAAGAAAACCATCCGGTATTTTTTGAAGGCGCTCCGTTACGAGACCAACATTCGGGGGGTGCTATGA
- a CDS encoding type II secretion system protein — MKRGFTLMEICIALAVLSAGILVFGRFLDGFNRLRALERAKAKSVVAVGETVEELVLKPPRCKDSSFVRNEVNVVLNAVPGVKPLAWVEVFSVKMREVELRRLVRCEKIR, encoded by the coding sequence ATGAAAAGAGGCTTTACCTTGATGGAAATCTGTATCGCCCTTGCCGTACTTTCGGCGGGCATACTCGTGTTTGGGCGCTTCCTGGATGGGTTCAATCGCTTGCGGGCCTTGGAGCGGGCTAAGGCGAAATCTGTTGTCGCCGTGGGTGAAACCGTAGAAGAACTTGTCCTAAAACCTCCTCGCTGCAAGGATTCCTCTTTTGTCCGTAACGAGGTGAATGTTGTCCTAAATGCGGTTCCCGGGGTAAAGCCACTGGCATGGGTCGAGGTATTTTCGGTGAAAATGCGGGAGGTTGAACTGCGGAGGCTTGTCCGGTGCGAAAAAATCCGCTAA